One segment of Methylotuvimicrobium sp. KM2 DNA contains the following:
- the gspE gene encoding type II secretion system ATPase GspE produces the protein MDYSIAKYAPEYHPFLSYLQRQDKLTDAELKKVDRIMQSTVAETLPHLLIKLGICSESDIAEAFVATHDVEKVGVEDYPLESPLPNHVSLRFLKQFHVIGLRDTDDAIHIAVMDPENRFVLDALQLATAKPIVAKVGLMSEIDAALELQYGEGKSQMDKLFANLETDEIGEEDLEHLKDMASEAPVIKMVNLIMQRAIESRASDIHIEPFEQRLKVRLRVDGVLQNIDAPPVTSTAAVLSRIKIMAKLNIAERRLPQDGRIKLQMLGKELDLRVSTIPTLYGESVVMRLLDKEATVLDFKALGFAGRQYEKFIEVLSQPHGIILITGPTGSGKSTTLYTALKQLNTAERKIITVEDPIEYQLEGINQIQAKPQIGLNFAAALRSIVRQDPDVIMIGEMRDIETARIAVQSALTGHLVLSTLHTNDAAGGVTRLLDMGLEEYLLSSTVNGILAQRLVRKLCPHCKTAYSVDSALAEELKLRHLQPDGDLVLYKATGCQACNGLGYKGRMSIIEFLVMTDPIRRLIMAHAEAGEIHRLAIGEGMLTMYEDGVVKALQGLTTLEEILRVTTES, from the coding sequence ATGGATTACTCAATTGCCAAGTACGCGCCTGAATACCATCCCTTTCTTAGTTATCTTCAGCGCCAAGATAAATTAACCGATGCCGAGCTAAAAAAGGTCGACCGAATCATGCAGTCGACCGTGGCCGAAACCTTGCCGCATTTGTTGATTAAGCTCGGTATTTGTTCGGAAAGCGATATTGCGGAAGCTTTTGTTGCAACGCATGACGTAGAAAAAGTCGGGGTCGAGGATTACCCGCTTGAATCGCCTCTGCCCAATCATGTGTCTCTGCGATTTCTGAAACAATTTCATGTAATCGGTTTGCGCGATACCGATGATGCAATTCATATTGCGGTAATGGACCCGGAAAATCGCTTTGTGTTGGATGCGTTGCAACTGGCTACCGCTAAACCGATTGTTGCGAAAGTCGGACTGATGTCGGAAATCGATGCCGCGCTCGAACTGCAATACGGCGAAGGTAAATCACAAATGGATAAGCTATTTGCCAATCTAGAGACAGACGAGATCGGCGAAGAAGATCTGGAACACCTTAAAGATATGGCGAGTGAAGCGCCGGTCATCAAAATGGTTAATCTGATCATGCAGCGCGCGATTGAGAGCCGAGCTTCGGATATTCATATCGAGCCGTTCGAGCAGCGCTTGAAAGTCCGCTTACGCGTCGACGGGGTGCTGCAAAATATCGATGCGCCGCCGGTAACATCGACCGCAGCCGTGCTTTCGCGCATAAAAATCATGGCCAAACTCAATATCGCCGAGCGGCGATTGCCGCAAGACGGCCGAATCAAACTGCAAATGCTGGGTAAGGAATTGGATTTGCGGGTCTCGACGATTCCTACTTTATATGGCGAAAGTGTCGTAATGCGTCTATTGGATAAAGAGGCGACGGTATTGGATTTTAAAGCCCTCGGGTTTGCGGGTAGGCAATATGAAAAATTTATCGAGGTATTGAGTCAACCGCACGGCATTATTCTGATTACCGGGCCGACCGGCAGCGGTAAATCGACTACCTTATATACGGCCCTTAAACAATTGAATACGGCCGAGCGTAAAATCATCACCGTCGAGGATCCGATCGAATATCAATTGGAAGGCATCAATCAAATTCAAGCCAAGCCGCAGATAGGATTGAATTTTGCCGCGGCGCTACGGTCCATCGTCAGACAAGACCCCGATGTCATCATGATCGGTGAAATGCGCGATATCGAAACCGCACGAATAGCCGTGCAATCGGCGTTGACCGGACATTTGGTGTTGTCTACTCTACATACCAACGATGCGGCGGGCGGTGTGACGCGTTTATTGGATATGGGCTTGGAGGAATACCTGCTGAGTTCGACGGTCAACGGAATTTTAGCGCAGCGCTTGGTTAGAAAACTTTGTCCTCATTGTAAAACTGCTTATTCGGTCGATTCCGCATTGGCCGAAGAATTGAAGTTGAGACATTTACAACCGGACGGCGATTTGGTCCTCTATAAAGCAACCGGCTGTCAGGCCTGCAACGGACTAGGATATAAAGGGCGGATGTCGATCATCGAATTTTTGGTGATGACCGATCCCATTCGTCGATTGATCATGGCGCATGCGGAAGCCGGGGAAATTCACCGGTTGGCAATTGGCGAGGGAATGCTTACCATGTATGAAGACGGGGTGGTCAAAGCCTTGCAGGGCTTGACCACTCTGGAAGAAATTTTACGCGTGACGACGGAATCCTGA